The window GAATGTGCCTGACTAATTCTTTGTGTTATTAGGTTGGATGTTTGGGTCGTCTAAGGATATATAACAAGCTTTTTGACAGCCATAGGTACCAAGATCGATGAGCAAGAAAGAGGGGCAAATCAGACACACTGCTGGTCAGACACAACCTGAAATCAGATGAAAAAGCCAAAAAAGAATATCTTACAGGACTCACTGTTAGTCAGACAAACTCTGCATATATTCTTTGCAAGATATATAGACCTTACAAATCCTTGACTACGTCAGTAGTAGAAATCTCACGGTACAAAAGTTACCGTAAGATCATCATCATCCTAATCTACGCCGTTTCCCATCACAGAGAGCTGGGAACAAGGCTCGAAAGTAAGTACATTTTGCTCTTAAGAGCATTCATTCGTTCATTCTCTCGACGAATCTGTCCGTCAGGTTTGGTCCGTCGCTCACTGTTCATTTCCTGGCAGCCTTGTCGGCAAAAAGAACTTCGTCCGTCCACGAGACGATGTTGAACGCCAGGCTCTCCAGCACCCTCGAGTAGCTCTCCAGGATCGCCTGCCCAACATCCTGCAAAATGAAAATCATCCATCTCGCCCGATCAGAAAACAGCATTTCATCTACATCAAGATCAAGTGTGTGATGAACTGATGATCATGTCAAGTTCAGATAGAAATGATGATGTCAAGTTCAGATAAATGTATGTATCTTGGTGTCAAATTCAGATGATGCAGATATGGGATGCGGTTGTTGATTTGATTGGCTACCTTGTTGAACTGGATCTTGCTGGTGTCGAGGGTGGTCTGGGAGAGGCCGGGGAAGCGGTGCTTGATGCAGAGGAGGAGGCTCTCGGCCCTGCCGGCCAGCGCCACGttcttgccgccctcgccgccgtcgTCGGCGGCCGCGGCGAGCTCCTTCACCCGGCTCCACTGCGCCGACCTGCCCACGCCGTGGCTCGCGGTCGCCTTGCGCCGCCACACGTACATGGCCGCCTCCACCCGGTCGGCCAGCGCCAGCGCCTCGTGCTCCGACGACACGTCCACGCAGTCCAGCAGGTAGTCCGGCGAGAACTTGTCGGAGCTGTGCATGGCGCGGTACACCGCGTCCCCCACGCTCGCCTTGCCGCTCTTCGGGAGCAGCGCCATGAACGACTCCGGCACCTCCATGTCGCTCAGCACGCCGCTGTTGATGGCCACGGCCGCCTTGTGGATCTGGTTCGCGCAGTCGCGCCTCTGCCGGAGCTCCTTGCGCGCCTTCACGGACAGCCCGCCCTCCGGGACGCACGGCACCGGCACCCACCACTTGTCCTCGTTCCGCTGGGTCGTCGTCGTAGACCGCCGGAACGACGACGACGGCGAGGACGACGAGGTCACCGACCCGAACG is drawn from Aegilops tauschii subsp. strangulata cultivar AL8/78 chromosome 1, Aet v6.0, whole genome shotgun sequence and contains these coding sequences:
- the LOC109766517 gene encoding rop guanine nucleotide exchange factor 3; the protein is MADSSSSPSVSLSDESSEAEAQCCSSSSTAPSLHDTVDFSRTASDVSTFSERSVDHSGPFGTAAVSKLIGGRGSPAAALSRLSMKPRADVLDRRSAEDELDLVKERFSKLLLGEDMSGGGKGVCTAVAISNAITNLYATVFGNCHKLEPLPAGKKAMWRREMDCLLAVCDYIVEFYPSTQPLSDGTRVEVMATRPRSDIYINLPALEKLDAMLIEIMDSFQKAEFWYADAGTRSFGSVTSSSSPSSSFRRSTTTTQRNEDKWWVPVPCVPEGGLSVKARKELRQRRDCANQIHKAAVAINSGVLSDMEVPESFMALLPKSGKASVGDAVYRAMHSSDKFSPDYLLDCVDVSSEHEALALADRVEAAMYVWRRKATASHGVGRSAQWSRVKELAAAADDGGEGGKNVALAGRAESLLLCIKHRFPGLSQTTLDTSKIQFNKDVGQAILESYSRVLESLAFNIVSWTDEVLFADKAARK